The Carnobacterium divergens genome includes a window with the following:
- a CDS encoding ATP-binding protein — translation MRIKTVYIENFRGYKNRVDIDFETLTTFVGRNDAGKSTVLEALDIFFNEGKNIIKIEKDDACIYGDSDVFTIGVCFDNYPSKIIVDSTVETSLEEEFLLNNESMLEIKKQFKNGKKTGTFIVANYPVSSELQDIHLKSIADLKEILESHNLEVEDYRKSSLIRKKIFNSVENEDLTIKEIPIDVQGAKQIWSSLEQYMPLYELFQSDRKNLDQDDEVQSPVKLLIKEILKQDEMEERLNEIFNEIQTKTKILTDRTVSKISEMNPEIASELISEFSKPNWSSVFKFSLDTDQGISLNKRGSGVRRLILLNFFRAEAERRSSERKVPTIIYAFEEPETSQHPEHQKMLIEAFKELAQSEVNQVILTTHSPATVKMLPTNNLRFITKNEDNETVIFTASEHSDILREISLDLGILPSIEPFDTNRVKLAVCVEGKNDIEFLKNINRAIPMLKQIIDLESDQIIFIPMGGSTLQFWVNEDYLGKLNLAQFHLYDSDIGSRREHKYIDSINTINTRGNCIGLETTMREFENYIPMNTLKRFYESQVLNSIEEWGTCDIPESIAKSIHNSAESRTCDWDDVTDKKKKDKVGRVKNKFNTEYILATTEEDFQGHKFLLDEIIMWHEQIVSLLEA, via the coding sequence GTGAGAATTAAAACTGTGTATATTGAAAATTTTAGAGGTTATAAAAATAGGGTGGATATTGATTTTGAAACTCTAACAACTTTTGTTGGTAGAAATGATGCAGGAAAATCAACTGTGCTTGAAGCATTGGATATTTTTTTTAATGAAGGAAAAAACATTATAAAGATTGAAAAAGACGATGCTTGTATTTATGGAGATTCAGATGTTTTTACAATAGGAGTATGTTTTGACAATTATCCTTCCAAAATTATAGTTGATAGTACAGTGGAAACGTCTTTGGAAGAAGAATTTTTATTAAATAATGAAAGTATGTTAGAAATAAAAAAACAATTTAAAAATGGTAAAAAAACTGGTACTTTTATTGTTGCTAATTATCCGGTATCTTCTGAATTACAAGATATTCATTTAAAATCGATTGCTGATTTAAAAGAAATATTAGAGAGTCATAATTTGGAAGTAGAGGATTACAGAAAATCATCATTAATTAGGAAAAAAATTTTTAACAGTGTAGAAAATGAAGATTTAACAATAAAAGAAATTCCTATTGATGTACAGGGAGCTAAACAAATTTGGTCTAGTTTAGAACAATACATGCCACTTTATGAATTGTTTCAATCAGATAGAAAAAACTTAGATCAAGATGATGAGGTACAAAGTCCAGTAAAATTACTTATAAAAGAAATACTGAAACAAGATGAAATGGAAGAAAGATTAAATGAAATATTTAATGAAATACAGACAAAAACTAAAATATTAACTGATAGAACAGTTTCAAAAATATCAGAAATGAATCCAGAAATTGCAAGTGAACTAATATCAGAATTTTCTAAACCAAACTGGAGTAGTGTATTTAAGTTTTCTCTTGATACTGATCAAGGAATATCATTGAATAAAAGAGGTAGTGGTGTTAGAAGATTAATATTATTAAATTTTTTCCGAGCAGAAGCAGAAAGACGAAGTTCAGAACGAAAAGTACCAACAATAATATATGCATTTGAGGAACCTGAAACATCACAACATCCAGAACATCAAAAAATGTTAATTGAAGCTTTTAAAGAATTGGCTCAAAGTGAGGTTAACCAGGTGATATTAACTACTCATAGCCCTGCTACAGTAAAAATGCTTCCTACTAATAACTTGCGTTTTATAACTAAAAACGAAGATAATGAAACTGTTATTTTTACTGCTTCAGAACATAGTGATATTCTTAGAGAAATTTCATTGGATTTAGGAATTTTACCAAGTATTGAGCCGTTTGATACGAATAGAGTAAAATTAGCTGTTTGTGTTGAAGGAAAAAATGATATAGAATTTCTAAAAAATATAAATAGAGCCATACCTATGTTAAAACAGATAATTGATTTGGAAAGTGATCAGATTATTTTTATTCCTATGGGAGGAAGTACTTTACAATTTTGGGTTAATGAAGATTATTTAGGAAAGCTTAACTTGGCTCAATTTCATCTTTATGATAGTGATATTGGTTCTCGAAGAGAACATAAATATATAGATAGTATTAACACTATTAACACTAGAGGTAATTGTATCGGACTTGAAACTACAATGAGAGAATTTGAGAATTATATACCTATGAATACTTTAAAAAGATTTTATGAATCTCAAGTGCTAAATAGCATAGAGGAATGGGGAACATGTGATATTCCAGAATCAATCGCTAAGAGTATTCATAATTCAGCAGAATCCAGAACATGTGATTGGGATGATGTTACTGATAAAAAGAAAAAAGATAAAGTGGGTAGAGTAAAAAATAAATTTAATACTGAATATATATTGGCAACAACAGAAGAAGACTTCCAAGGGCATAAATTCTTGCTAGATGAGATTATAATGTGGCATGAGCAAATTGTGTCATTACTTGAAGCATAA
- a CDS encoding IS3 family transposase: MSRHFPVFGRCLFYCNTDCNNYIKYYNKTRIHQKLGYKSPIEYRKFIA, translated from the coding sequence ATTTCAAGACACTTTCCAGTTTTTGGAAGGTGTCTTTTTTATTGTAATACAGACTGTAATAATTACATTAAATACTATAATAAAACTCGAATTCATCAAAAATTAGGTTATAAATCACCGATAGAATATCGGAAATTTATAGCATAA